A region from the Silene latifolia isolate original U9 population chromosome 7, ASM4854445v1, whole genome shotgun sequence genome encodes:
- the LOC141590154 gene encoding uncharacterized protein LOC141590154, with the protein MEKYCLMESLVYGPSPTKNQQKEKSKNRVAGTIVTKPIESITKAVTKQTLINLVIPAIKQKWPASASKEIHIQQDNAKPHINGKDKDFLEAATSDGFNIKLTQQPAQSPDLNILDLGFFRSIQSLQDENPAKTVEELVNKVTEAYESETVETLDNVFLNLQACMLEIMKKREHNNYPLPHLAKVSQRRQETLPRDLTVDEDLVKECIQFLIACGSIGKLDQLMLDLGIQIPF; encoded by the coding sequence ATGGAGAAGTATTGTTTGATGGAAAGCTTGGTATATGGCCCTTCACCTACCAAGAACCAGCAAAAAGAAAAGAGCAAGAATAGGGTGGCTGGTACAATTGTCACAAAACCAATTGAATCTATCACAAAGGCAGTCACAAAACAAACTTTGATCAACTTAGTGATACCAGCCATTAAACAAAAATGGCCAGCATCTGCATCAAAGGAAATTCATATTCAGCAAGATAATGCTAAGCCTCATATAAATGGGAAAGACAAAGATTTCTTGGAGGCAGCAACTTCAGATGGGTTTAACATCAAATTAACACAACAACCAGCGCAATCACCTGATTTGAACATCTTAGATCTAGGTTTCTTTAGATCAATTCAATCATTACAAGACGAAAATCCAGCAAAGACAGTTGAAGAGTTGGTGAATAAGGTAACAGAAGCATATGAATCAGAAACAGTTGAAACACTAGATAATGTGTTTTTAAATTTACAAGCTTGTATGCTGGAAATTATGAAAAAAAGAGAGCACAATAACTATCCACTACCACATTTGGCAAAGGTTTCACAAAGAAGACAAGAGACACTTCCTAGAGATTTAACAGTTGATGAAGATCTGGTGAAAGAATGTATTCAATTTTTAATTGCATGTGGATCGATAGGTAAACTAGATCAATTAATGTTGGACCTAGGCATACAAATCCCCTTTTGA